In Ignavibacteriales bacterium, the following proteins share a genomic window:
- a CDS encoding STAS domain-containing protein: MDFIKEKYGSVNVQVVNLDRATLKEAEDFKKILVKDIEEGSRHLIVDLTQCEFIDSTFLGALVVSLKKVTALGGDLKLVGFQPAVHSMFELTRMFRVFETFPTKDDAIKSYIG; this comes from the coding sequence ATGGATTTTATCAAAGAAAAATATGGTTCCGTTAACGTGCAGGTTGTTAACCTTGATAGAGCAACGTTAAAAGAAGCGGAAGATTTTAAAAAAATTCTGGTTAAAGATATCGAAGAAGGTTCAAGACATTTGATCGTGGATCTAACTCAATGTGAATTCATCGACTCAACTTTTCTTGGTGCTTTGGTAGTTTCACTTAAAAAAGTAACCGCACTTGGCGGCGATTTGAAGTTGGTTGGTTTTCAACCTGCCGTTCACTCCATGTTCGAACTTACTCGAATGTTCCGTGTGTTTGAAACATTTCCAACTAAAGATGATGCAATAAAAAGTTATATCGGCTAA
- a CDS encoding TlpA disulfide reductase family protein, with translation MRLAEKFPVYKAVKFALLIELFFVNILYAQTIEVQILCSSGKAFISKLSGEKTTLRDSVTVIANGIYKFTLDKGNYHPGFYRLSFNKNKWIDFVNDGEDVSIKTYANNVLDSLKVINSESNKIYNSFILLNKQYKIKTELLQLILARYPKDDGYYKTTEQKVKELQNEYTEFVKVISQKNPNSFVARYIRSAQLPVVDYSLPIDKQIVYLKSHALDKVDFSDAGLIYSDVFSNKSIEYLTYYRNPQLPKELLEKEFMIAVDTILNKAKVHQLVYQHITEYLIDGFKKFGFDKIIDYIIQNYVIKDDLCLDEKTENSIQRRLDQNKKLPIGAIAPNIVLPDAGGKDIDLSKLNSEKVLIVFYASWCPHCNELIPKLNDLYIKQKTKSLEVFAISVDTTKSDWLNFIKKNNLNWINLFAVKGWGSKAASDYYLYATPTMFLLDKQRKIILKPTTFEEIHSYF, from the coding sequence ATGAGATTAGCAGAAAAATTTCCAGTATATAAAGCAGTAAAATTCGCTTTACTAATTGAATTATTTTTTGTGAATATTTTATATGCCCAAACAATAGAAGTACAAATTTTATGTTCTTCGGGCAAAGCTTTTATATCTAAGTTGAGCGGGGAGAAGACAACTTTACGTGACTCCGTTACAGTGATTGCAAATGGCATTTATAAATTCACATTAGATAAAGGCAATTATCATCCCGGTTTTTACCGGCTTTCTTTCAATAAAAATAAATGGATCGATTTTGTTAACGATGGCGAAGATGTAAGCATAAAAACTTATGCAAATAATGTTTTGGATAGTTTGAAAGTTATAAATTCCGAAAGCAATAAAATATATAACTCCTTCATTTTGCTAAATAAGCAATACAAGATTAAGACAGAATTGTTGCAGCTTATCTTAGCCCGCTATCCAAAAGATGATGGATACTATAAAACCACTGAACAAAAAGTAAAAGAATTACAAAATGAGTACACTGAATTTGTTAAAGTAATTTCACAAAAAAACCCGAATTCCTTCGTTGCCAGATACATTCGCTCTGCGCAATTACCGGTAGTAGATTATTCCCTTCCGATTGACAAACAAATAGTTTATCTAAAATCTCACGCACTTGATAAAGTTGATTTCAGCGATGCCGGATTAATTTATTCTGATGTCTTTTCAAATAAATCTATTGAGTACCTTACTTATTACCGCAATCCGCAACTGCCGAAAGAACTTTTAGAAAAAGAATTTATGATTGCTGTAGATACAATTCTGAATAAGGCAAAAGTTCATCAATTAGTTTATCAGCATATTACAGAATATTTGATAGATGGTTTTAAGAAGTTTGGGTTTGATAAGATCATCGATTACATAATTCAGAACTACGTTATCAAAGATGATCTTTGTCTTGATGAGAAAACAGAGAATTCTATTCAAAGAAGATTAGACCAGAATAAGAAACTGCCAATTGGTGCAATTGCCCCAAACATTGTTTTACCTGATGCTGGAGGTAAGGACATTGATTTATCAAAGCTGAATAGTGAAAAAGTTTTAATTGTATTTTATGCAAGCTGGTGCCCTCATTGTAATGAGTTAATTCCAAAGCTGAACGATTTGTACATCAAACAAAAAACTAAATCATTGGAGGTATTTGCAATTTCAGTTGATACAACAAAATCCGATTGGTTAAATTTTATAAAGAAGAATAATCTAAATTGGATTAACCTCTTTGCAGTAAAAGGATGGGGCAGCAAAGCCGCATCGGATTATTATTTATACGCAACTCCAACAATGTTTTTATTAGATAAGCAAAGAAAGATAATTTTAAAGCCAACTACGTTTGAAGAAATACATTCATACTTCTGA
- a CDS encoding pitrilysin family protein → MKNAILYLAVSFIVVILFSQSLIAQRVERNAPPQLPPPSKLVVPPIEKFELSNGIKVVLMEKHNVPLVQLNVIVKSGSICDPENKTGLANLTMDMLDEGAAGKTSLELADAIDFLGARISASAGQHYSGIYLHTPLSKFDDALKLLSDIVLNPDFPLKELERKTKDRLTTIMQWHDQPTAIAPFTFNLKLFGKEHPYGRPTIGYENTIKSFSVGDLKNFHKEYFKANNAFIVAVGDVKIDELKTKLESAFGKWQKGDVPTDKIKEALQVNKRTIYIVDKPGSAQSVIFIGRIGAPRITTDYNAISVMNTILGGSFSSRLNQNLREVHGYTYGAGSYFSFRPIPGPFIAQSSVQTDVTDKALTEFFNELNGILKPVPDEELARAKNYLALSYPSNFQNVAEIAGQLEEMVEYNLPDNYFSDYIPSVLSISGDDVNKAAKKYIVPDQVLVVVVGDKAKIEDGIKKLNLGEIINLSIEDVLGKIPKIEN, encoded by the coding sequence ATGAAAAATGCAATTTTATATTTGGCGGTTTCGTTTATTGTTGTCATTCTGTTTAGTCAATCTTTAATTGCTCAACGGGTTGAAAGAAATGCCCCGCCTCAGTTACCACCACCATCCAAACTTGTGGTACCTCCAATAGAAAAATTTGAACTATCGAATGGAATAAAAGTAGTATTAATGGAAAAGCACAACGTTCCGTTAGTTCAGCTAAATGTAATTGTTAAATCCGGAAGCATATGTGATCCTGAAAATAAAACCGGGTTAGCTAATTTAACAATGGATATGCTTGATGAAGGTGCCGCTGGTAAAACTTCTCTTGAATTAGCAGATGCAATAGATTTTTTAGGAGCAAGAATATCTGCAAGCGCTGGTCAGCATTATTCCGGCATCTATTTGCACACACCGCTTTCAAAGTTTGATGATGCGCTTAAACTGCTTTCGGACATCGTATTAAACCCAGATTTTCCACTAAAAGAGTTGGAAAGAAAAACAAAAGATCGATTGACCACAATTATGCAATGGCACGATCAACCCACGGCTATCGCACCGTTTACTTTTAATCTAAAATTATTTGGCAAAGAGCATCCTTACGGAAGACCAACCATTGGTTACGAGAACACTATAAAAAGTTTTTCTGTTGGTGATTTAAAGAATTTCCACAAGGAATATTTTAAAGCAAACAACGCTTTTATTGTTGCTGTGGGCGATGTTAAGATTGATGAATTAAAAACTAAATTAGAATCTGCTTTTGGCAAATGGCAGAAAGGTGATGTTCCAACTGATAAAATTAAAGAAGCCCTTCAGGTAAATAAAAGAACGATATACATTGTTGATAAACCTGGTTCAGCACAATCTGTTATTTTTATTGGAAGAATTGGTGCACCCAGAATAACAACAGATTATAACGCTATTTCTGTGATGAATACAATTCTTGGCGGTTCATTTTCTTCGCGGTTAAACCAAAACTTAAGAGAAGTGCATGGATATACTTATGGTGCTGGTTCTTATTTTTCATTCCGACCTATACCCGGACCATTTATTGCGCAGTCTTCAGTTCAGACAGATGTAACCGACAAAGCATTAACTGAATTCTTTAATGAATTAAATGGAATTTTGAAGCCAGTTCCCGATGAAGAATTAGCACGTGCAAAAAATTATTTAGCACTTAGTTACCCATCTAATTTTCAGAATGTAGCAGAAATTGCCGGGCAGTTAGAAGAAATGGTAGAGTACAATTTGCCGGATAATTATTTCAGCGATTATATTCCTTCAGTTTTAAGTATTAGCGGTGATGATGTGAATAAAGCTGCTAAAAAATACATTGTTCCTGACCAGGTTTTAGTTGTTGTGGTTGGTGATAAGGCAAAAATTGAAGATGGAATAAAGAAATTGAATCTTGGTGAAATTATAAACCTTTCTATTGAAGATGTCTTAGGAAAGATCCCGAAGATAGAAAACTAG
- a CDS encoding pitrilysin family protein: MRAFLFLFIFLCLTISVQVSQIQVPYTRYVLPNGLNVILHEDHTTPTVSVNMYYWVGSANEKPGRTGFAHLFEHLMFMGSGHVPVGQFDKLLEAAGGDNNGSTSNDRTNYWENVPTNALELSLFLDSDRMGYLVDAMTPKKVDEQRDVVKNERRQSYENRPYGLAWENIYKNLYPAGHPYNWATIGSMADLSAASFEDVVEFFKTYYVPNNASLSIAGDIKPQETIKLVEKWFGEIPKGKPAPLINPPAAKLAEEKFLVLEDKVQLPRLYMVWITPQQFYPGDAELDMLANILSGGKNSRLYQRLVYELQIAQDVNASQGSGKLSSQFMIIATARAGHTLEELKKVIQEEIDKIKKDPPAERELQRAVNQYEARFTDGLENVGGFGGKADLLNNYFYATGNPDYFNEDLARYKALGVNDIQAIAKTFLPDDGRVVLSIVPQGKLDLAVKAKEEGK; this comes from the coding sequence ATGAGAGCCTTTCTATTTCTGTTTATTTTTTTATGCCTTACTATTTCAGTTCAGGTAAGCCAAATTCAGGTTCCTTATACCAGGTATGTTCTTCCAAATGGATTGAATGTTATCCTGCACGAAGACCACACAACACCAACTGTAAGCGTAAATATGTATTATTGGGTTGGTTCAGCAAATGAAAAACCCGGGCGCACCGGTTTCGCTCATTTGTTCGAACACTTAATGTTTATGGGCTCTGGACACGTGCCAGTTGGTCAGTTTGATAAACTTCTGGAAGCTGCCGGTGGAGATAATAACGGATCGACAAGTAACGACCGGACAAACTATTGGGAAAATGTTCCTACAAATGCTCTTGAACTTTCTTTGTTTCTGGATTCTGACAGAATGGGTTACTTAGTTGATGCTATGACTCCAAAAAAAGTTGATGAGCAGCGAGACGTAGTTAAAAATGAAAGAAGACAAAGCTATGAAAATCGCCCTTATGGGTTAGCTTGGGAAAATATTTATAAAAATTTGTATCCCGCCGGTCATCCTTACAATTGGGCTACTATCGGATCGATGGCAGACTTGAGTGCAGCAAGCTTTGAAGATGTTGTTGAATTTTTTAAAACATATTATGTTCCCAACAATGCAAGCCTTTCCATTGCGGGAGATATAAAACCCCAAGAAACAATTAAGCTGGTTGAAAAATGGTTTGGAGAAATTCCCAAAGGAAAACCAGCACCGCTAATAAATCCACCCGCCGCCAAATTAGCAGAAGAAAAATTTTTAGTATTGGAAGATAAAGTTCAGCTTCCACGCCTTTATATGGTTTGGATTACTCCACAACAGTTTTATCCTGGCGATGCAGAGCTGGATATGCTTGCCAACATTCTAAGCGGAGGCAAAAATTCAAGATTATATCAACGGTTAGTTTACGAATTGCAAATTGCGCAGGATGTAAATGCTTCCCAGGGTTCGGGAAAACTCTCTTCTCAATTTATGATAATTGCCACTGCCCGTGCTGGTCATACGCTGGAAGAACTAAAAAAAGTTATTCAGGAAGAAATAGATAAAATTAAAAAAGATCCTCCGGCAGAAAGAGAATTGCAGCGTGCAGTAAATCAATACGAGGCAAGATTTACTGATGGTTTAGAAAATGTTGGTGGATTTGGCGGTAAGGCAGATTTACTGAACAACTATTTTTACGCAACTGGAAATCCTGATTACTTTAATGAAGACTTAGCAAGATATAAAGCGTTGGGCGTTAATGATATTCAGGCAATTGCAAAAACTTTTTTGCCAGATGATGGCAGAGTTGTGTTAAGTATTGTTCCGCAGGGTAAACTTGATTTAGCCGTAAAAGCAAAAGAGGAGGGAAAGTAA
- a CDS encoding PAS domain-containing sensor histidine kinase — MKNYDIDFGTIFNEIGIGLLINDIDGNILAINARGKELLKLVFTQASLNQQTSEISNVKLLLNAKKCFYAPDIVKNGNPVYNRRIRCLTEKDESVLFNVNSFPLVNTDGEVTEIFNTFENTIDESFLENSLKDTTKNIEAVLYSTPPDGSKFIFITEAVVKMLGFTPQDLLHNPRLIVRQINRNDLVKFKGFVRELRKGNSATVEYQIKDKWGKQHFIRNSGFPVHQDGTVIKIDGVLSDITKETTAKLELEKSEQRFRLLIETANDLIFNLDSYGYFITVNSYCALALGYSPEEMISKHFLEFVNENNKADIAIAFQQILKSDKRISFEATLVDKLNKDIVFEIQGRPIKLADEIIGMLGIGRDITERRKVEEKLQQLNAKLIEANRLISVERDRAKQQVSVLEEVNKLKSEFISNISHELRTPLSSIVGFSETISADPDLPKEMVMEFNDIILSEGKRLARLINDFLDFAKIEAGKMDLLKTKFNATELLTEIVTKAKAAADEKGIIFTTDIPDKDIYLFGDKERIGQVYYHLISNALKFTDRDGRVSVIGQEFNKEFEIIITDTGIGILEKDLERIFQKFFKVENPGTLSTGTGIGLGLVKQIIDLHKGLITVLSEVTKGTTFIVKLPKMVETKL; from the coding sequence ATGAAAAATTACGACATAGATTTCGGAACAATATTTAATGAAATAGGGATTGGTCTCCTGATAAACGATATAGACGGAAATATTCTTGCAATAAATGCCCGTGGAAAAGAATTATTAAAATTAGTTTTTACACAGGCAAGCCTAAACCAACAAACTTCAGAAATTTCCAATGTTAAACTTCTTTTAAATGCAAAAAAATGCTTTTATGCTCCCGATATAGTAAAGAACGGTAACCCTGTTTATAACAGAAGGATTAGATGCTTAACCGAAAAAGATGAATCTGTTTTGTTCAACGTTAATTCATTTCCACTGGTTAATACTGATGGTGAAGTTACAGAAATATTCAATACATTCGAGAATACAATAGATGAATCATTTCTGGAGAATTCTCTTAAGGATACAACCAAGAACATCGAAGCCGTTCTATATTCTACACCACCGGATGGCAGCAAATTCATTTTTATTACAGAAGCCGTTGTAAAAATGCTGGGATTTACACCGCAAGATCTACTCCATAATCCCAGGTTGATTGTAAGACAAATTAACCGGAATGATTTAGTAAAATTTAAGGGCTTTGTAAGAGAACTAAGGAAAGGAAATTCTGCCACCGTTGAGTACCAGATAAAAGACAAATGGGGAAAACAACATTTTATAAGAAACTCGGGATTTCCAGTACACCAGGATGGAACTGTTATAAAAATTGATGGAGTTCTAAGCGACATAACTAAAGAAACAACAGCCAAACTTGAACTTGAAAAATCGGAGCAAAGATTTCGGCTCTTAATTGAAACAGCAAATGATCTTATTTTTAATCTTGATAGTTATGGATACTTTATAACAGTAAATTCTTATTGTGCTCTTGCGTTAGGCTATTCACCGGAAGAAATGATTAGCAAACATTTTCTTGAATTTGTTAACGAAAATAATAAAGCAGATATTGCAATCGCTTTCCAGCAAATCTTAAAATCAGATAAAAGAATTTCCTTTGAAGCAACTTTAGTAGACAAATTGAATAAAGACATTGTTTTTGAAATTCAGGGTAGACCAATAAAGTTAGCAGATGAAATTATCGGAATGCTTGGTATCGGAAGAGATATTACTGAACGACGCAAAGTTGAGGAAAAACTTCAACAACTAAACGCAAAACTAATAGAAGCAAATAGATTAATATCTGTTGAACGAGACAGAGCCAAACAACAGGTTTCTGTACTTGAAGAAGTTAATAAATTAAAGAGTGAGTTTATATCCAACATTTCTCACGAACTTAGAACTCCGCTATCCTCCATTGTTGGGTTTTCAGAAACGATAAGCGCCGATCCCGATCTTCCCAAAGAAATGGTAATGGAATTCAACGATATCATTCTTAGTGAAGGGAAGCGATTAGCACGGCTAATAAACGACTTCCTGGATTTTGCAAAAATAGAAGCCGGTAAAATGGACTTGCTTAAAACTAAATTTAATGCAACAGAACTGTTAACAGAGATAGTAACCAAAGCAAAAGCGGCGGCAGATGAAAAAGGTATTATATTCACAACGGATATACCAGATAAAGATATTTATTTGTTCGGAGATAAAGAACGGATTGGACAGGTTTATTATCATTTAATTTCAAATGCCCTTAAATTTACAGACCGCGATGGCAGAGTATCTGTGATTGGGCAAGAATTTAATAAAGAATTTGAAATAATTATTACCGATACTGGAATTGGAATTTTAGAAAAAGATCTGGAACGCATATTCCAGAAGTTTTTTAAAGTTGAAAATCCCGGCACCTTAAGCACCGGCACCGGAATTGGCTTGGGATTGGTAAAACAAATAATCGATCTTCACAAAGGATTAATTACAGTACTAAGTGAAGTTACTAAAGGAACAACTTTTATTGTTAAACTTCCTAAAATGGTAGAAACAAAATTATGA
- a CDS encoding T9SS type A sorting domain-containing protein, with protein sequence MKKLILILLMPFAQFYILSAQTVTGKLVNITGEGLSGLQLQLYISPNVYSTTSGIDGSFTFANISDVETENTLPSGYNISNNYPNPFNPLTRINITLPKASKVKIDLFNIVGERVRSVIEKDLGAGNNFVDIELNGLANGFYIARITVDQQYTVLKKLMLLYGSQHLTNSPGVANFQLNKSSGDIILDSIVVSSFITGRKTFTNLPILTGKTIDVGNLVVELIVTEKLENFTGQVKLPDNSTVTLQNLSLVTPVNEANVNSDGSVVVESYQDKYSFTYLLDEKDNMIGASYSNLTNNFEINETTTALAVAFMFPVDWGIFGLTPNQLMIEISQHSKFPALKNIVRDLMVNDPKNLMNYQAHPDMLKTAAEIVLDIVHNHGGILQKKSGISNILSGPVYIEDVPNDGKIKIINPRATPYGICSYNTDKNPLDKDSYSMWSPPLYVYGRGINWWILPTNGETEYSIGDGYFILTLSRSDPRYCLASEFLPVPLIGAISFVMDQNWEVANGDYYKILKANSKLKGLLGGLIYVTARSLGIVSVVDPSEATGFLQIALDYGPTAAELFTEVTLSGENLMEGGITALPGFLVPTIKRNAERISVWASKYGSKVAPKALQAGIGNLTVILDFVGAGEDAFLLGWFFYDSFFSESDLTFYIKQKNGNAKIYTTQPAPTVPTVSGVFNGIADSSYNYTVSPSDSDCDNVKYKVYYGDGTVDESDYVTNCQSYMFSHSYQAGNYEISVQAIDRLGFSSEQSQPIKVTIVSTTFCPEIPTVAYAGKIYNSVQIGAQCWLRENLDVGTRIDGAAEQTNNSTIEKYCYDNLESNCDTYGGLYQWNEAMQYVTTQGTKGICPTGWHIPTLEEFQTLATTVNNDGNALKAIGQGTGAGAGTNISGFSALFAGYRYESGFAGLLANYTYNWSSTAYDTIIYRYSFHIYYDGSNIELSGNGKQYGFSVRCLKD encoded by the coding sequence ATGAAAAAGTTAATACTGATTTTGTTAATGCCATTTGCACAGTTTTATATTCTATCTGCCCAGACAGTAACGGGCAAATTAGTTAATATAACAGGAGAAGGTTTATCTGGTTTACAACTGCAACTTTATATTTCACCAAATGTTTACTCAACAACTTCTGGTATTGATGGCTCTTTTACTTTCGCGAATATTTCTGATGTAGAAACAGAAAACACTCTTCCATCAGGTTATAATATTTCTAATAATTATCCTAACCCATTTAATCCCTTAACAAGAATAAACATTACACTTCCAAAAGCCAGCAAAGTTAAAATTGATTTGTTCAATATCGTCGGTGAAAGAGTTAGATCTGTAATTGAAAAAGATCTTGGCGCAGGTAATAATTTTGTCGATATAGAATTGAATGGGCTAGCTAATGGATTTTACATTGCAAGAATAACAGTTGATCAGCAATATACTGTTCTAAAAAAATTAATGCTTCTATATGGAAGCCAACATTTAACAAACTCACCTGGTGTTGCAAACTTCCAGCTTAACAAATCATCTGGTGATATAATACTTGATAGTATTGTAGTTAGTTCATTTATAACTGGAAGAAAAACTTTCACAAATCTTCCCATCCTGACCGGCAAGACAATTGATGTCGGAAATTTAGTTGTAGAATTAATCGTGACAGAAAAATTAGAAAACTTCACAGGTCAAGTTAAGTTACCAGATAATTCAACTGTTACTTTGCAAAATCTTAGTTTAGTTACGCCTGTAAATGAAGCTAATGTCAATAGTGACGGATCAGTTGTGGTAGAATCCTATCAAGATAAATATTCTTTTACTTATTTGTTAGATGAAAAAGATAATATGATAGGAGCATCATATTCAAATCTTACTAACAACTTTGAAATAAACGAAACTACTACGGCACTAGCTGTGGCTTTTATGTTTCCAGTCGATTGGGGAATTTTTGGTCTTACGCCAAATCAATTGATGATCGAAATATCTCAGCACTCCAAATTCCCGGCTCTGAAAAATATTGTAAGAGATCTAATGGTTAATGATCCCAAAAATTTAATGAATTATCAGGCACATCCGGATATGTTAAAAACAGCGGCTGAAATTGTTCTAGATATTGTTCACAATCACGGCGGCATACTTCAAAAAAAAAGTGGAATATCAAACATCCTTTCCGGTCCTGTTTATATTGAGGATGTGCCCAATGATGGGAAAATAAAAATCATAAACCCCCGCGCAACACCATATGGAATATGTTCCTACAACACAGATAAAAACCCATTAGATAAAGATTCATATTCAATGTGGTCACCACCACTTTATGTATATGGAAGGGGTATAAACTGGTGGATATTGCCAACTAATGGAGAAACAGAATACTCAATAGGTGACGGTTATTTTATTTTGACGTTATCACGGAGTGACCCCCGGTATTGCCTTGCTAGTGAATTTCTTCCCGTACCTTTAATTGGCGCAATATCATTTGTAATGGACCAGAACTGGGAAGTAGCAAATGGAGATTATTATAAAATATTAAAAGCCAATTCTAAATTAAAAGGTTTATTGGGCGGGTTAATCTATGTGACAGCACGCAGTCTTGGAATTGTATCTGTGGTTGATCCATCTGAAGCAACTGGATTTCTGCAAATAGCTTTAGATTACGGACCCACAGCTGCTGAATTATTCACAGAAGTTACACTGTCAGGCGAAAATCTAATGGAGGGAGGTATTACAGCTCTTCCAGGATTTCTTGTTCCAACTATTAAAAGAAATGCGGAAAGAATATCTGTCTGGGCTTCTAAATATGGTTCAAAAGTAGCGCCCAAAGCATTACAAGCAGGCATTGGAAATTTAACTGTAATATTGGATTTTGTTGGTGCAGGGGAAGATGCTTTCTTACTTGGCTGGTTTTTTTATGATTCTTTTTTTTCGGAAAGTGATCTTACATTTTATATTAAACAAAAAAATGGGAATGCCAAAATTTATACTACGCAACCTGCCCCAACGGTACCCACTGTATCAGGTGTTTTTAATGGAATCGCAGATAGTTCTTATAATTATACTGTTTCACCTTCAGATTCCGACTGTGATAATGTAAAGTATAAAGTTTATTATGGAGATGGAACAGTAGATGAATCAGATTATGTGACAAACTGTCAAAGTTATATGTTTTCTCATTCCTATCAAGCTGGTAATTATGAAATTTCAGTACAAGCAATCGATAGGTTAGGTTTCTCATCCGAACAATCCCAACCGATTAAAGTAACCATTGTATCAACCACATTTTGCCCGGAAATTCCTACTGTTGCCTATGCCGGTAAAATATATAACTCTGTCCAAATTGGAGCTCAATGCTGGTTAAGAGAAAATCTTGATGTAGGAACAAGAATAGACGGAGCTGCCGAACAAACGAACAATAGTACAATTGAAAAATACTGTTATGATAATCTCGAATCTAATTGTGATACTTACGGTGGCTTATATCAATGGAATGAAGCGATGCAATATGTAACAACACAAGGCACAAAAGGTATTTGTCCAACTGGTTGGCACATACCGACTTTAGAGGAATTTCAGACTCTGGCAACAACTGTAAATAATGATGGGAATGCTCTTAAAGCTATTGGGCAAGGAACAGGCGCTGGGGCTGGTACGAATATAAGTGGATTTTCCGCATTGTTTGCGGGTTACCGTTATGAAAGCGGCTTCGCTGGTTTATTAGCTAATTACACTTACAATTGGAGTTCAACCGCGTACGATACCATTATTTATAGATATAGCTTTCACATTTACTATGATGGTAGTAATATAGAGCTATCGGGAAACGGTAAGCAATACGGCTTTAGTGTTCGCTGCCTGAAGGATTAG
- a CDS encoding sigma-54 dependent transcriptional regulator, with protein MEKLVFIVDDEKSIARLLSHWVRDKWKYQIEVFENGEGMLKKLSLNPDLVLLDIMLPDIDGIEILKKLKRQDEHLPVIMLSAQGSIEVAVEALRLGAFDYFPKPIDVQRLEPAIKNSIKNYDLQRELKLLKENVKKEYGFDNLVSADKKMQDVFKMVSKVLNNDITVLIHGESGTGKELIARAIHYNGIRKEKPFVVVNCASIPRELLESELFGHEKGSFTGAYQRKIGKFEVAKEGTIFLDEVGELHMALQAKLLRVIQNKEFERVGGTEVIKTDVRIISATNKDLKVAVDTKEFREDLYYRLNSFPIYIPNLRERKGDILVLADHFISQANKKLNRNIIGFTKKALKYIYDYNWPGNVRELENTIERCIILSEYDSIDVDVIPNYIRSADGSLSPEISGTLFSDDTIIPFERLKQEALKHAIKVTGGNILESAKRLHIGRATFYRLMVRYKIENETKE; from the coding sequence TTGGAAAAATTAGTATTCATAGTTGATGATGAAAAATCCATCGCCAGGTTATTATCGCACTGGGTAAGAGACAAATGGAAATATCAAATTGAGGTTTTTGAAAATGGCGAAGGGATGTTAAAAAAATTATCCCTCAATCCAGATCTTGTACTGCTCGATATTATGCTGCCGGATATCGATGGAATTGAAATTCTTAAAAAATTAAAACGCCAAGATGAACATTTACCCGTGATAATGCTTTCTGCCCAGGGAAGCATTGAAGTTGCTGTAGAAGCACTCCGTTTAGGTGCTTTCGATTATTTTCCCAAACCGATAGACGTCCAGCGGCTGGAACCGGCAATTAAAAATTCAATTAAGAACTATGATCTTCAAAGGGAATTGAAACTGCTTAAAGAAAATGTTAAGAAGGAGTACGGTTTTGATAACCTGGTTTCTGCTGATAAAAAAATGCAGGATGTATTTAAGATGGTTTCTAAAGTGCTGAATAATGATATTACCGTGCTAATCCATGGTGAAAGCGGAACCGGAAAAGAACTGATTGCCCGCGCAATTCATTATAATGGAATTAGAAAAGAGAAACCATTTGTTGTGGTTAACTGTGCCTCCATTCCACGCGAACTTTTAGAAAGCGAATTATTTGGACACGAGAAAGGCTCCTTTACCGGTGCATACCAAAGGAAGATAGGTAAATTTGAAGTGGCAAAGGAAGGAACTATCTTTCTTGATGAAGTTGGTGAATTACATATGGCTCTTCAGGCAAAATTACTACGCGTAATTCAAAATAAGGAATTTGAAAGAGTTGGTGGAACTGAGGTAATTAAAACTGATGTAAGAATTATTTCGGCAACCAACAAAGATCTTAAAGTTGCTGTTGATACAAAAGAATTTAGAGAAGATTTATATTACAGATTGAATTCCTTTCCCATTTATATCCCAAATTTAAGAGAAAGAAAAGGTGACATTCTTGTTCTGGCAGATCATTTTATAAGTCAGGCAAATAAAAAATTAAACCGGAATATTATTGGATTTACTAAGAAAGCATTAAAATATATTTACGATTATAATTGGCCCGGCAACGTAAGGGAATTGGAAAATACAATTGAACGCTGTATTATTCTGAGTGAATATGACTCCATAGATGTTGATGTAATACCAAATTATATCCGCTCTGCTGATGGATCGCTTTCACCAGAAATATCCGGTACATTGTTTAGCGATGATACAATTATTCCTTTTGAAAGACTTAAACAGGAAGCGCTTAAGCATGCCATTAAAGTTACCGGCGGAAATATACTGGAATCGGCAAAGAGATTACATATTGGGCGGGCTACATTTTACAGATTAATGGTTAGGTATAAAATTGAAAATGAAACAAAGGAATGA